In one window of Pseudomonadota bacterium DNA:
- the bmt gene encoding betaine--homocysteine S-methyltransferase, which produces MPSPSLLATLIDERGVLLADGATGTNLFAAGLVSGEAPELWNADHPDRIRALHQSFVDAGTDLLLTNTFGGTAPRLKLHDAANRVGELNERAAVLANEVADRAERRPLVAGSVGPTGELFEPLGTLTPNEAIAAFTDQIRGLKAGGVDMVWIETMSAPEEIRAAAQSAIDVGVPYCFTGSFDTAGKTMMGLEPAEIHGVCAELDTPPVALGANCGVGAPDILASLLDMSAAQTATPLIVKGNCGIPQFKGTDIVYSGTPELMASYAGLAINAGASIVGGCCGTTPAHVAAMRSAIDNHTPDARPDIDHVTAVLGALVNNTASASKKVKPTRGRRRRRRR; this is translated from the coding sequence ATGCCCTCCCCTTCGTTACTGGCCACGCTGATCGACGAGCGCGGCGTGTTGCTTGCCGACGGTGCAACCGGCACCAACCTCTTTGCAGCGGGACTTGTTTCGGGTGAAGCCCCCGAATTGTGGAACGCGGATCATCCCGACCGAATTCGCGCGCTTCATCAGAGCTTTGTTGACGCCGGTACCGACCTATTGCTCACGAATACCTTCGGTGGCACGGCACCTCGCCTAAAACTGCACGATGCCGCCAACCGCGTTGGCGAACTCAACGAACGGGCGGCGGTGTTGGCCAACGAGGTTGCCGACCGTGCGGAGCGGCGACCGCTGGTTGCCGGATCCGTCGGACCGACAGGCGAGTTGTTTGAGCCACTGGGTACATTAACGCCCAACGAGGCGATTGCCGCGTTTACCGACCAAATCAGGGGTCTCAAGGCCGGTGGCGTGGACATGGTCTGGATCGAAACCATGTCGGCACCCGAAGAAATTCGCGCCGCGGCACAGAGTGCCATCGACGTGGGGGTGCCCTATTGTTTTACCGGCTCATTCGATACGGCTGGTAAGACCATGATGGGCCTGGAGCCGGCCGAGATACACGGTGTTTGTGCCGAATTGGATACCCCGCCCGTTGCATTGGGCGCCAACTGCGGCGTCGGCGCGCCCGATATTCTTGCCTCGCTGCTCGACATGAGCGCTGCCCAAACCGCGACGCCACTCATTGTGAAAGGCAATTGCGGAATACCGCAATTCAAGGGCACCGACATCGTGTATTCTGGCACTCCCGAATTGATGGCGAGCTATGCGGGTCTGGCGATCAATGCCGGAGCCAGCATCGTGGGGGGGTGCTGTGGCACAACGCCCGCGCATGTCGCCGCCATGCGCAGCGCCATCGACAACCATACGCCCGACGCGCGACCGGATATCGACCATGTCACGGCCGTACTCGGCGCACTCGTGAACAACACAGCCAGCGCCAGTAAAAAAGTCAAACCGACGCGAGGGCGGCGCCGCCGACGGCGGCGCTGA
- a CDS encoding methyltransferase, translated as MRYLLPFIATAALIGCSTYQNDSRSGVDSARLSQALSAQEEKAKERYNARNPQQTIEFFGIEPGMTVVEALPGGGWYSKILLPYLGNDGRLIGVDYAQEMWPLFGFFSTDQIEAKKTWTADWTKDANGWRNSGDDAYVAAFKFGDMPATLSETVDAVLFVRALHNLSRFNDQGQYLSSALNDTMRVLKPGGIVGIVQHRAPEDAPAASVKGGRGYLKQSDVIAFMKKAGFEFVGSSEVNANPNDQPAAEDIVWRLPPTLFTSREDEMLRAKMNAIGESDRMTLKFRKP; from the coding sequence ATGAGATATTTGTTGCCCTTTATCGCCACGGCCGCGCTGATCGGCTGCAGCACCTACCAGAATGACAGCCGTTCTGGCGTAGACAGCGCCCGACTAAGCCAAGCGCTTAGCGCGCAGGAAGAGAAAGCCAAAGAGCGCTACAACGCCCGCAACCCACAGCAGACCATCGAGTTTTTCGGGATCGAGCCCGGCATGACAGTGGTTGAAGCGCTACCAGGCGGCGGCTGGTATTCTAAAATTTTACTTCCCTATCTGGGCAATGATGGCCGCCTTATCGGCGTCGACTACGCACAAGAAATGTGGCCTCTTTTTGGGTTCTTCTCGACCGATCAAATTGAAGCCAAGAAAACGTGGACGGCCGATTGGACCAAAGACGCCAACGGCTGGCGCAATTCAGGCGATGATGCTTACGTCGCTGCGTTTAAGTTTGGCGACATGCCCGCCACCTTGTCCGAAACCGTGGATGCCGTGCTGTTCGTGCGCGCCTTGCACAATCTGAGCCGTTTTAACGATCAAGGCCAATATCTTTCCAGCGCGCTTAATGACACGATGCGCGTTCTGAAGCCCGGTGGCATAGTCGGCATCGTTCAGCATCGCGCGCCAGAAGACGCGCCGGCGGCTTCGGTCAAGGGCGGTCGTGGGTATCTTAAGCAAAGCGATGTGATTGCCTTCATGAAAAAGGCGGGGTTCGAATTCGTTGGCTCAAGCGAGGTGAACGCAAACCCCAACGATCAACCCGCCGCCGAAGACATTGTGTGGCGACTGCCTCCGACGCTGTTTACAAGTCGTGAGGACGAGATGCTGCGCGCGAAAATGAATGCGATCGGTGAATCAGACCGCATGACGCTAAAATTCCGTAAACCCTAG
- a CDS encoding DNA-3-methyladenine glycosylase I produces the protein MKKFAVIQRRAAKRKGGADALEDLLPIAPSVRTLRKLGNDRVLATMTRCINNAGFNWGVIDKKWPQFEEAFHGFDPDTLVMLPPEEWEAYTQDTRVVRNWQKIAAVRHNAQFVLDVSAQHGSFARFVAEWPASDQIGLLKYLKANGQRLGGNTGQYFLRFIGRDGFLLSRDVVAALQDAGLDIKDTPTSQADFKRIQEAFNAWHEQTGLPYSHLSRIAAYSVGTNYPIEQIVEYTR, from the coding sequence TTGAAAAAATTTGCTGTGATTCAGCGTCGCGCTGCCAAACGCAAAGGGGGTGCGGACGCACTGGAAGACTTATTGCCGATTGCACCGAGCGTGCGCACCCTTCGCAAACTGGGTAATGACCGTGTTCTGGCTACTATGACACGCTGTATCAACAATGCGGGATTCAATTGGGGCGTGATCGATAAGAAGTGGCCACAGTTTGAAGAGGCGTTCCACGGATTTGATCCGGATACGCTCGTGATGTTGCCGCCGGAGGAATGGGAGGCCTACACACAAGACACCCGTGTCGTGCGCAACTGGCAAAAGATTGCTGCGGTACGCCACAACGCACAGTTTGTACTCGATGTGTCGGCGCAGCACGGTTCGTTTGCGCGTTTTGTGGCCGAATGGCCAGCTTCTGATCAAATTGGGTTGCTCAAATACCTAAAGGCCAACGGCCAACGCCTCGGCGGCAACACCGGCCAGTACTTTCTAAGATTTATCGGTCGAGATGGTTTTTTACTCTCTCGCGATGTGGTCGCCGCGCTTCAGGACGCGGGGCTCGATATTAAAGATACGCCGACGAGCCAGGCCGATTTTAAGCGTATTCAGGAGGCATTCAACGCGTGGCATGAGCAGACTGGGTTACCGTATTCTCACCTGAGCCGCATCGCCGCCTACTCGGTCGGTACCAACTACCCGATTGAGCAGATTGTCGAATACACTCGCTAA
- a CDS encoding MFS transporter, which yields MSSRIESPPFAGWVNYAMFALLKREWRLIVFGVLLSFASAPGQTFFISLFSGELRDALGISHGQFGSYYSLGTLLSAAVMVWSGALIDRVDLRRFAAGIFIGLIVGCLMMSISSTGVALVLSIFLLRHFGQGLMFLTASTTVVRYIDADKGKANAISGMGYSLSEALMPKLVVLMLLLVGWQQSWRWIALGMVVVLPMALWLLTGHTARHTAYLEALDTDRRQFVRRQWRRSEVLRDSRFYLFVPNLMAPTLLFTGFIFHQVHLVASKGWSMSLWTTYFAVYAGVAIAMKVIAGFLVDRFSATALVPLHTAPLLLSLVLLSLSDAQWVALAFLVLLAISSGLQNTIATPFMSEQYGNQYLGSIKSATSAIMVFVSALSPWAMGWMIDQGITLERQAQMGAAYTAVTIALAAIGWRITKRRAAVL from the coding sequence ATGTCGAGCCGAATCGAATCGCCTCCGTTTGCAGGGTGGGTCAATTACGCCATGTTTGCACTGCTAAAAAGAGAGTGGCGCCTGATCGTCTTTGGCGTGCTCCTGTCGTTTGCCTCTGCGCCGGGACAGACCTTTTTTATCTCGCTATTTAGTGGCGAGTTGCGCGACGCCCTGGGCATTAGTCACGGGCAGTTCGGTAGCTATTACTCGCTGGGTACGTTGCTCAGTGCTGCCGTGATGGTATGGAGTGGGGCGCTGATTGATCGAGTGGACCTCCGACGATTTGCGGCGGGCATTTTCATCGGGCTGATTGTGGGCTGTCTGATGATGTCAATCAGTTCCACCGGTGTCGCGCTTGTGCTGTCGATTTTTCTATTGCGGCATTTTGGTCAGGGCTTAATGTTTCTGACGGCGTCCACGACGGTGGTGCGTTATATCGATGCGGACAAAGGTAAAGCGAATGCCATCAGCGGCATGGGCTATTCGCTGTCTGAAGCATTAATGCCCAAGCTCGTTGTGCTAATGCTTCTGCTTGTCGGGTGGCAACAAAGCTGGCGATGGATCGCGCTCGGGATGGTCGTCGTTTTACCGATGGCGCTGTGGTTGCTCACAGGCCATACAGCCCGCCATACGGCGTACCTTGAGGCACTGGATACGGATCGACGACAGTTTGTTCGGCGGCAGTGGCGTCGTAGCGAGGTGTTACGCGACAGCCGTTTCTATTTGTTCGTGCCCAATCTTATGGCGCCAACCCTACTGTTTACCGGGTTTATCTTTCACCAGGTGCATTTGGTCGCGAGCAAAGGATGGTCAATGTCGCTATGGACGACGTATTTTGCCGTGTATGCGGGCGTGGCCATCGCTATGAAGGTGATCGCCGGTTTTCTAGTCGATCGTTTTAGCGCCACAGCGTTAGTGCCGCTTCACACGGCGCCGCTTCTTTTGTCGTTGGTGTTGCTTTCGTTGTCCGATGCGCAATGGGTGGCGCTGGCCTTTCTAGTGTTGCTGGCGATAAGTAGTGGGCTACAAAACACCATCGCGACGCCATTCATGTCCGAGCAGTATGGCAATCAATACCTGGGCAGTATCAAATCGGCCACATCGGCCATCATGGTGTTTGTGTCGGCATTGTCCCCATGGGCGATGGGGTGGATGATTGATCAAGGAATCACCCTGGAGCGCCAGGCGCAGATGGGCGCCGCCTACACGGCGGTAACGATTGCGTTGGCAGCCATTGGCTGGCGAATCACGAAACGACGGGCGGCCGTGCTCTAG
- a CDS encoding SDR family oxidoreductase, with product MISDKVAIVTGGGQGIGSSISQALLAKGYQVIIAQRGEPDAALAHATWLATDLTDDHACTQLIDVAIKKHGRLDALINNAGIMLESPNTTPPQDDDSAVATQTIRDAMTQFDRTLAINLRAPYLLSLLALPHLSASLGCIVNIGSIEGQASNPRHSAYGASKAALHALTRGLAVDHGQTVRCNAIAPGWIDTTLNDAFIASMPDPARFRASLGEIHPSGRTGTADEVAALVVFLCSDNASFINGQTITIDGGRTAQLSLPSR from the coding sequence ATGATCAGCGACAAAGTAGCGATCGTCACAGGCGGTGGACAGGGCATTGGTAGTTCAATCAGTCAGGCGCTGCTCGCTAAGGGTTACCAAGTGATCATCGCGCAGCGCGGTGAACCCGATGCCGCTCTCGCGCACGCCACTTGGTTAGCCACCGACCTGACGGACGATCACGCCTGCACACAGCTTATCGATGTAGCCATAAAAAAACACGGCCGCCTTGATGCGTTAATCAACAACGCAGGCATAATGCTGGAAAGTCCGAACACGACACCACCCCAGGATGACGATAGCGCCGTCGCGACACAGACCATTCGCGACGCCATGACCCAATTTGATCGGACGTTGGCCATCAACCTACGCGCGCCCTACTTGCTGTCGCTGCTTGCATTGCCGCATTTATCCGCCAGTTTAGGCTGCATTGTGAACATCGGTTCAATTGAAGGGCAGGCTAGCAATCCGCGACACAGCGCTTACGGCGCATCGAAAGCCGCGCTGCATGCCCTCACTCGGGGACTCGCCGTCGATCACGGACAAACGGTGCGCTGCAACGCCATCGCGCCCGGCTGGATCGATACAACACTCAACGACGCGTTTATCGCATCGATGCCCGACCCGGCCCGTTTTCGCGCGTCCCTCGGTGAGATCCATCCTTCCGGCCGTACCGGCACAGCCGATGAAGTGGCGGCCCTTGTCGTCTTTTTGTGTTCTGACAACGCAAGCTTCATCAATGGCCAAACTATCACAATAGACGGCGGTCGTACCGCACAGCTGTCACTGCCATCACGCTAG
- a CDS encoding SDR family oxidoreductase — MRLDQQRLVITGAAGGIGRATARRAVAEGAQVLLTDREAEPLERVCVELGEAAQWLAGDLLEPAFCDSLAEQAASRLNGLDGVINNAGIITRGNVLATRDADWRASFAINVDAVFRICRSAIAWLTTQRQAGVIVNVASCWGLYPGPDHLAYCTTKAAVAAMTRCLGRDHAPDRIRVNAVAPNEVDTPMLRSGFEIRGLNVDTAVSELDASVPLGRIATPDDIADVIVFLCSDQSRYVCGSVIEVNGAKPVG; from the coding sequence ATGAGGCTGGATCAGCAGCGCCTTGTCATTACCGGCGCAGCGGGCGGAATTGGGCGCGCCACCGCTCGCCGCGCGGTAGCCGAAGGTGCTCAGGTGTTGCTCACCGATCGAGAAGCGGAACCTCTCGAGCGCGTGTGCGTGGAGCTCGGCGAAGCCGCCCAGTGGCTCGCGGGCGATCTGCTCGAACCCGCATTTTGCGATTCGCTCGCCGAACAGGCCGCCTCGCGGCTTAACGGTTTAGACGGCGTAATCAACAACGCCGGCATCATCACTCGTGGCAACGTGCTCGCAACACGGGATGCAGACTGGCGAGCGAGTTTTGCCATCAATGTTGACGCGGTGTTTCGCATTTGTCGAAGCGCAATCGCGTGGCTGACAACACAACGGCAAGCTGGCGTTATCGTCAATGTCGCGTCGTGCTGGGGTCTCTATCCGGGCCCTGATCACCTCGCCTACTGCACCACCAAGGCTGCTGTGGCGGCGATGACCCGGTGCCTCGGTCGCGATCATGCGCCAGATCGCATCCGAGTCAACGCCGTGGCCCCAAACGAAGTCGATACCCCTATGCTTCGCAGCGGTTTTGAAATTCGTGGACTGAACGTCGACACCGCGGTATCCGAGCTGGATGCGTCGGTGCCGTTGGGGCGTATCGCCACACCAGACGACATCGCCGATGTCATTGTCTTTCTGTGTTCCGATCAGTCGCGTTATGTCTGCGGTAGTGTGATTGAGGTGAATGGCGCGAAACCGGTCGGCTAA
- a CDS encoding trimethylamine methyltransferase family protein: MSRRSRRGGHDARKRLRSNQLEGMLPSLTRNLPYTEPLSEDQVHQIHLASLAILEEVGVDFRDPVALEQLRQAGAEVDGERVRFPRELVMSLIASIPNTITLHARDPEKSVTLGHGQSIFVPMTGAPFIRDLEGQRRWGSLADLNIFHKLSHLSPALHSSAHVICEPMDVPVGHRHLWITYSSMAHSDKTFMGMSTSGDNAADVIDMCKILFGEEYLHTHPVVTANVNGNSPLVWDETMLGAMRAFGAYNQPVLCSPFVLGGANTPASLVPSVAQLNAEALSGLAYSQVVRKGTPVIYGHYLSTVSMASGAPMAGTPEISLMNFMIGQLARFYDVPWRTSNTLGGAKTFDAQAGYESATTLMAVMLAGANYIWHSAGWNEGGMHCCMSKFVVDAEQCAMAYRMTEGPRWDDFDEGLAAIRDIGPGGHYMGHEHTQKNFQRAFFMPKLFDNNSIEQWEQDGSIEITERAANKVKELLHQYEQPHLDPEVDEALREFIQRREQELPGDVH, translated from the coding sequence GTGAGTCGACGATCAAGACGAGGTGGACACGATGCGCGCAAACGCCTGCGCAGCAATCAGCTTGAGGGCATGTTGCCGAGCCTGACTCGCAATCTGCCCTACACCGAGCCCTTAAGTGAGGACCAGGTCCATCAAATTCACCTGGCGTCTCTGGCGATTCTCGAAGAAGTAGGCGTCGACTTTCGCGACCCGGTAGCGCTTGAACAACTCAGACAGGCCGGTGCTGAAGTGGACGGAGAGCGAGTGCGGTTTCCGCGCGAGCTAGTGATGAGTCTGATCGCATCAATACCCAATACCATCACGCTGCACGCTCGCGACCCAGAGAAGTCAGTAACACTCGGCCATGGCCAATCGATCTTCGTTCCGATGACCGGCGCACCGTTTATCCGTGATCTCGAAGGCCAACGCCGATGGGGATCATTAGCCGACCTCAACATCTTTCATAAACTGTCTCACTTAAGTCCAGCGCTACACTCCTCGGCACATGTGATCTGTGAACCGATGGACGTACCGGTCGGGCATCGACATCTTTGGATTACCTATTCATCGATGGCCCACTCCGACAAAACGTTTATGGGCATGTCCACCTCCGGTGACAACGCAGCCGACGTCATCGATATGTGCAAAATTTTGTTTGGGGAAGAGTATCTTCACACCCATCCGGTAGTAACGGCCAATGTTAATGGCAACTCACCGCTCGTGTGGGATGAAACCATGCTCGGCGCCATGCGTGCATTTGGCGCCTACAACCAGCCGGTGTTGTGCTCACCGTTTGTGCTAGGCGGCGCGAATACGCCCGCGAGTTTGGTGCCATCGGTCGCGCAGCTCAACGCCGAAGCGCTGTCGGGACTGGCCTACTCACAGGTAGTGCGCAAAGGCACGCCCGTCATCTACGGCCACTACTTAAGCACCGTATCGATGGCGTCAGGCGCGCCGATGGCTGGCACGCCAGAAATTTCGCTGATGAATTTTATGATTGGGCAGCTTGCACGGTTTTACGACGTGCCATGGCGTACATCCAATACACTTGGCGGGGCGAAAACGTTTGACGCTCAGGCCGGTTACGAAAGTGCGACGACACTCATGGCAGTCATGCTGGCGGGCGCAAACTACATCTGGCACTCGGCGGGTTGGAATGAAGGCGGCATGCACTGCTGCATGTCGAAGTTCGTTGTAGACGCGGAGCAATGCGCAATGGCCTATCGCATGACCGAGGGTCCGCGCTGGGATGACTTTGACGAAGGGCTCGCTGCGATTCGGGACATCGGACCGGGCGGACACTACATGGGCCATGAGCACACGCAAAAGAACTTTCAGCGCGCGTTTTTTATGCCTAAGCTGTTTGACAACAATTCGATCGAACAGTGGGAACAAGATGGTTCCATTGAAATCACCGAACGCGCGGCCAACAAAGTGAAGGAACTTCTCCATCAGTATGAACAACCCCATCTCGATCCGGAGGTGGATGAGGCATTACGCGAGTTTATTCAGCGGCGAGAACAGGAGCTGCCCGGCGATGTGCACTGA
- a CDS encoding FAD-binding oxidoreductase: MSVRSARRTPEDLAGSGWYDILPAADATPALAETIHTDFLVIGAGFAGCHATRRLLELNDTADVVLLEAQDIGFGACGRNSGFMIDLPHELQSDDYSADTSHSEDEIRINRTAIDFATQCAEEFDLGAHLKRVGKYHGAADAAGTRALDAFCDGLDRLNEPYTKLSALDMKALTGSDFYTSGIHTPGCAILQPAGYIRGLVRELDRRYQSLRVFAHSPALRIESRDGEHIVQTPTGKIHAQRLVLTVNGHLASFGWHQRDLMHVFTFATMTRQLSAAAQKTLGGQPEWGLVSAHPMGSTVRRIDNRIIIRNTFTYNPDMATTTEQVERLGERHDRSFARRFGHLGEVPVRSRWGGHLCLSRNSATVFGELEKNLYAACCHNGLGTSKGTLGGMLIADYACGRHSDDLHAMLNGPAPSRLPPAALMTPAARAYLAWTQWRAGKDR, encoded by the coding sequence ATGAGCGTGCGCAGCGCGCGGCGTACCCCTGAGGACCTCGCTGGATCCGGCTGGTACGACATACTCCCGGCGGCGGACGCCACACCGGCGCTCGCCGAAACGATTCACACCGACTTTCTGGTCATCGGTGCCGGTTTTGCCGGCTGTCACGCCACGCGACGCCTTCTGGAATTGAACGATACGGCCGACGTTGTGTTACTGGAGGCGCAGGATATTGGGTTTGGTGCGTGTGGTCGCAACTCTGGCTTTATGATTGATCTACCGCATGAACTGCAAAGCGATGACTACAGCGCCGATACGAGTCACTCCGAAGATGAGATTCGGATCAATCGAACCGCGATCGACTTTGCCACCCAGTGCGCCGAGGAATTTGATCTTGGCGCGCATTTGAAGCGCGTCGGAAAGTACCACGGCGCCGCCGACGCGGCCGGCACACGGGCTCTCGATGCGTTTTGTGACGGACTCGATCGCCTCAACGAGCCGTACACGAAACTCAGTGCACTGGACATGAAAGCACTCACCGGCAGCGACTTTTACACCAGCGGTATTCACACGCCAGGCTGCGCCATCCTTCAGCCGGCGGGCTACATTCGCGGCTTGGTGCGCGAACTGGATCGTCGCTATCAATCGCTTCGCGTATTTGCGCATTCACCCGCCCTCCGCATCGAATCGCGAGACGGCGAACATATCGTGCAGACGCCCACCGGCAAAATTCATGCCCAGCGTTTGGTACTGACGGTGAATGGCCACCTTGCCTCGTTCGGCTGGCACCAACGGGATCTTATGCATGTCTTTACGTTTGCCACGATGACGCGTCAATTGTCAGCCGCTGCTCAGAAGACGCTCGGTGGACAACCTGAATGGGGCCTGGTTTCGGCGCATCCGATGGGCTCGACGGTGCGCCGTATCGACAACCGCATCATCATCCGGAACACCTTTACCTACAATCCGGACATGGCGACGACCACCGAGCAGGTCGAACGGTTGGGTGAGCGCCATGATCGTTCGTTTGCCCGCCGCTTCGGTCATCTCGGCGAGGTGCCCGTGCGGTCACGCTGGGGCGGACATCTGTGCTTGTCGCGCAACTCCGCCACCGTCTTCGGTGAACTTGAAAAAAACCTGTACGCCGCCTGCTGCCACAACGGCTTGGGCACGAGTAAAGGGACGCTCGGCGGTATGCTAATCGCGGACTACGCGTGCGGTCGACACAGCGACGACCTGCACGCCATGCTGAACGGGCCGGCGCCGTCGCGCCTGCCGCCCGCTGCGCTTATGACACCGGCTGCGAGAGCGTATTTGGCTTGGACACAGTGGCGAGCCGGCAAAGACCGTTAA
- a CDS encoding aldehyde dehydrogenase: MTDVLTQSEYEGIAASLTLPTGAFINGSARRAASGRTFESLNPATGDTLSQLALCEAADVDLAVEKARDAFNSGSWAHQHPADRKATLIKLVKLIKRHQHELAVLESLESGKPIYDIETVDLPETLHCLEWHAEAADKIYDQVAPAGNDAVAMIVREPLGVVGAVLPWNFPLLMLAWKMAPALAAGNSLIVKPAEETSMTALRVAELAIEAGLPRGVFNVITGPGEITGQLLGLHHDVDMVSFTGSTEIGRRFLEYSAQSNLKKIVLECGGKNPCVVMDDVENLDMAAQHATNAAFWNMGENCSANSRLVAHKEIATKLVTHIENHLKQWPLGNPLDPVNRLGAIVSKQQHARIMGYIEQAKSEGATLVTGGESIEVANGFFIAPTIFTGVTPSMTLAKEEVFGPVLAVIEIASEEEAINVANDTCYGLAASVFTASVRRAHRMAKAIRAGTVTVNTYGEGDISTPFGGFKQSGFGGRDNSLHAHDQFTELKTIWIDLADSSQDALD, translated from the coding sequence ATGACTGACGTACTGACTCAATCTGAATATGAAGGCATCGCGGCGAGTCTCACGCTGCCTACCGGCGCTTTCATTAATGGCAGCGCTCGCCGTGCGGCATCCGGTCGCACCTTCGAGAGCCTGAATCCGGCCACGGGCGACACACTGTCCCAGCTCGCGCTGTGCGAAGCCGCGGACGTTGATCTTGCGGTTGAAAAGGCGCGCGACGCGTTCAACTCGGGCAGTTGGGCGCACCAACATCCCGCTGATCGCAAAGCAACGCTGATCAAGTTGGTCAAACTCATCAAACGGCATCAGCATGAGCTGGCCGTGTTGGAGAGTTTAGAAAGCGGCAAGCCGATTTACGATATTGAGACGGTCGATCTGCCCGAGACATTGCACTGCCTCGAGTGGCACGCCGAGGCCGCCGATAAAATATACGACCAAGTCGCCCCGGCGGGTAACGACGCAGTGGCAATGATCGTGCGCGAGCCACTCGGCGTCGTCGGTGCGGTATTGCCCTGGAATTTTCCATTGCTCATGCTCGCGTGGAAAATGGCGCCCGCACTCGCCGCCGGCAATAGCTTGATCGTCAAACCGGCGGAAGAGACCAGCATGACCGCCCTACGCGTGGCCGAACTGGCCATCGAAGCAGGCCTGCCGCGGGGCGTATTCAATGTCATAACCGGACCTGGAGAGATCACGGGCCAATTATTGGGCCTGCATCACGATGTCGACATGGTGTCGTTCACAGGTTCGACCGAAATCGGTCGACGCTTTCTTGAGTATTCAGCGCAAAGCAATCTCAAAAAAATCGTGCTCGAATGCGGCGGCAAGAATCCTTGCGTGGTAATGGACGATGTCGAGAATCTCGATATGGCCGCACAACACGCGACCAACGCGGCATTTTGGAACATGGGTGAAAACTGTTCGGCCAATTCACGTCTCGTCGCCCATAAAGAGATCGCGACCAAGCTGGTTACACATATCGAAAATCACCTTAAACAGTGGCCACTTGGTAATCCACTCGATCCTGTCAATCGCCTCGGAGCCATCGTTTCAAAACAACAACACGCGCGCATTATGGGCTATATCGAGCAAGCCAAATCCGAGGGCGCGACGCTCGTCACGGGCGGTGAATCGATTGAAGTCGCAAATGGATTTTTTATCGCCCCAACAATTTTCACCGGCGTCACACCCTCGATGACCCTTGCCAAAGAAGAAGTGTTTGGCCCGGTGCTCGCGGTTATCGAGATCGCCAGTGAAGAAGAGGCCATCAATGTAGCCAACGATACGTGTTACGGCTTGGCCGCGTCGGTGTTCACCGCAAGCGTGCGCCGAGCACATCGCATGGCCAAGGCAATTCGCGCCGGTACGGTCACCGTCAATACGTATGGCGAAGGGGATATCTCCACACCCTTTGGTGGTTTCAAACAATCCGGCTTTGGCGGACGCGACAATTCCCTACATGCGCATGATCAATTTACCGAGCTCAAAACGATTTGGATCGATCTGGCCGACAGCTCTCAGGATGCACTCGACTAA
- a CDS encoding dihydrodipicolinate synthase family protein, with amino-acid sequence MEFKGVIPPVITPHHDDGAIDKDGLAVMIDFLIDNGVHGLIVGGTTGEYYAQSHDERIALFGLTHELVRQRCPLIAGIAAIRTADCIDYGLAAKAAGCDAILVSSPYYAVPTQLELANHALQIDRAVNLPIMLYNYPHRTGTLMQDEFFDRVGASHNVRAIKESSGDINQLHLLAREYPHIDLFCGMDDQALEFFAWGAKGWVCGGGNCLPREHVALYEACVINNDFVRGRQIMAALLPFMRILEQSGKFIQSIKHACRLQGLPSGPVRQPLRELTKEQKRELNTVLSTLRATLLKLGVEPTGAAQ; translated from the coding sequence GTGGAATTTAAAGGCGTTATCCCGCCAGTGATCACGCCTCATCACGACGATGGTGCGATCGATAAGGACGGCCTGGCGGTCATGATCGACTTTTTGATCGACAATGGCGTGCATGGCCTTATCGTGGGGGGCACAACAGGCGAGTATTACGCGCAGAGTCACGACGAGCGGATTGCACTTTTTGGTTTAACCCACGAACTGGTTCGCCAGCGCTGCCCGCTTATCGCCGGCATTGCGGCGATTCGCACCGCGGATTGCATCGACTACGGGCTCGCTGCGAAAGCGGCCGGTTGCGACGCAATACTCGTGAGTTCACCCTACTATGCCGTCCCCACCCAGCTCGAACTGGCCAACCATGCGTTGCAGATCGATCGGGCGGTGAATCTGCCGATCATGCTCTACAACTATCCGCATCGCACCGGAACGCTGATGCAAGACGAATTCTTTGATCGTGTGGGTGCCAGTCACAATGTGCGGGCGATTAAAGAATCATCGGGAGATATTAATCAATTGCATTTGCTCGCACGCGAATACCCACACATCGATCTGTTCTGCGGGATGGATGATCAAGCGCTCGAGTTCTTCGCATGGGGCGCCAAAGGCTGGGTATGCGGCGGCGGAAATTGCTTGCCGCGCGAGCATGTTGCGCTCTATGAAGCGTGTGTTATCAACAACGACTTCGTTCGAGGCCGACAAATCATGGCCGCCCTCTTGCCGTTCATGCGCATCCTTGAGCAAAGCGGCAAGTTCATCCAGAGCATCAAACACGCGTGCCGGCTTCAGGGACTGCCCAGTGGCCCGGTGCGTCAACCGCTGCGTGAACTGACGAAAGAACAAAAACGCGAACTCAATACGGTTTTATCGACCCTACGGGCGACGCTCTTGAAACTGGGTGTTGAGCCCACTGGCGCTGCACAGTAA